TCCTATTACAAAGTTGAATTTTTATTTTCTTAATCCGTCAAAGCGACAAACTCAACTTAGAAAAAAATATCTGGTTGCTATCATGTAATTTATCAGTTAATGCAGCAACCATCATATTGCTAAAAGATTGATCAGGCTTTTCAGTAGAATATTTTTTTAAAATACCTTTGAATGCAGATTTAATTATGAATTCATTCTATTGCCGCTCCTTTTGTTGTTTGCTCTATTTTCTTGGTACCTCTTATAGTGTCTGGTGTCAGCAACTGGCTTTCTCCGCTCCCCAGAAAATTACTGCAGGTAATGCCCAGGTTGAAATACTGGGTCGGAATTCGCAGGGTACACTCATCCGTGAAAAAACAAAATCAGATGATGTTATTGCGGCATATTTTGACGACCTGCAATTTCGATGGAAAAAAAACCTGCCCCGAAAGGAACGAAATGCAGACATCCAAAAAATTCTCATCGATAATGATTCACTTATCTTCTTTTATACGGTACCAATCAAAAATGATTTAATTCTTAAAGCATTTAAGACAAATGCAAGGCTGGAATCATACGGAGCTTCCGTTATTTGTGATACAGTTACTTCATCCTTTGTAAATGGTATTCCTAGATTGCAATTTACGGTTACACCTGACAGGCAGAAAATATTAATTTACTATGATACACCTGTTTTTCGTGATAATAAGCTGCTTTACGGTTTATGCTTAAGCAACAGCTTAAAGAAACTCTGGAAAATAAAAATAAAGGTAAAGGCAGTCGAAGCCCCTGATCTGATAGATGCTATTGTAGATTCTGCAGGGAATGGATTTTATGTAGTAGGTGACATGAACATCAAAAGCTTTAACAATGATTTCCCATATTCTACTTTAAACCTGATTTGTGTTCGTGGCAATGCGGATAGGGTAGATCAGTATGTATTGAATCAAAAAGATCAATTCCTGGGTGAGTGTAAGGCAAAACTTGATGCAGAAAGAAAAAATGTGGTACTTACAGGATTATATTCAAATAACGAAGGCAATGAATCAAACGGAGTTTACTACTTTATATTCAACCTTAAGAATGACAGTTTAATAGCTAAAAGCCTCGAACCATATAATGAAGATTTTCTCATTCAGCTTACCGGGAATAATCCACCCCATAAAAATGATGGATTTTTTAATTTTAAACCCGTAGACCTAATAGTTAAAAGGGATGGAGGCGCCATCTTTATTTCGGAATCACAGTCCGTTTCTTCGGAAACCTATAATAACACCGCATATAACGGATTCGGATTTTCTACAGGTTTCACAGTTAATTATTATCATTATGACGACCTGGCGGTTTATTCATTTTCTTCAGGCGGAGTTTTAGAATGGAAACAGATTTTACATAAAACACAAACGTCAGAAGGCGACGGAGGCTTTTATTCATCGTTTATAACTCTGATTGGGCCAGATAAACTATATTTTGTTTATAATGATATTGAGAATGGCCAAACGAGTGTATCTTCCTATAGCCTCACCATAAAAGGAGATCAAGCCAGATCTGACATTTTTAGTGCAGACAGAAAGGGCGTAATGATTATACCACAGTCATCCAGGCAAGTTTCTCCCTTCGACATTATTTTGCCTAGTATAAAAAGAAACTATTTGCAATTTGTAAAAATCAGTTTTTAAACGCAGGACAACTTGATAAGCATTTTTAGATCCTATCATCCTGCTGTTATCTTCCTGCTGCTGGTTTATACTATATTTTTTCGGTTAATCCTTTTTAAGGAAACTGTTCACTTACAGCCGGAGCAGGAATCTGAAATGATGACAGGGTTTTTATATGAAACATTGAATCAACTGCTTGTCAACCGAGCATGGTTATTCCATATTACTGCAATAATGGTTACTTTCCTTCAGGCTCTTTATTTTAATTATATAGTTAACTATTATCGTATTTTATCGAAGCCGTCTTACTTGCCTGCCCTTTCTTACATTCTCATATCCTCTCTTTTTTCGGAATTCCTTTACCTGACGCCCGCATTATTGGCCAACCTGTTTTTACTGCTGGCTTTTTCTAAGATGTTTTCTTCCTATAAAAAAGAGAACGCGCTCAGTATCATCTTTGATGCAGCGTTTTATATTTCAATTGCTTCCCTGATTTTTTTTCCATATCTGGTTTTTATCTTTTTTATTATTATTCCAATACTTATATACCGTCCATTTAATTTAAGAGAGTTGATTATCCCTTTTGTGGGGCTGCTCATTCCATATTATTTTTTGGGAGTATATTTTTTTTGGGAAAATAGATTGAATGAGTTTCTTCATTCATTAATGATATCTGAATTGCGTTTCAGTCCGGATGTATTGGAAAAAAGTATTCGAATTTTAACGGAAAGCATACCTGTATTGTTCGTAATGGTCTGGTCGGCCCTCTTTATTCAGGCGAACTTGTTTAAAATGGTAGTTCAGGTAAGGATTTATCTTATGCTGTTCATAATCTTTTTTTTAATAGGCATCTTTAGTCTGGCTATTCATTTTAATGGGGAAATAGACCACTTCATCTGGATTATAATTCCTGCAGGCATTGCTTTCGCGTTATTTTTTACAGAATATAAGAAGCGGATTGTACCTGAAATCCTTCATTTATTTTTAATTTTAGCGATCCTGTTTTTTCAATATTATAAGGGAATTGTATTGTAGAAAGTTAACAATGTTCAGTTTCCGGGTTCGTTATACATTTCTAAAGTAGATTTAAAATAATGTGACATGAAATTTGGAGTAGTCACTTTTCCTGGATCCAATTGTGATCGTGATTTAATTTACGTGCTTGAGGAAGTGCTGAAACAACAGGTTACAGTATTATGGCATAAGGATAAAGACTTAGATAATTTCGATCTTCACGATTGTATTATGTTACCGGGAGGATTTTCCTACGGAGATTATTTAAGAAGTGGAGCCATTGCCCGCTTTTCACCAATTATGAGACCGCTTAAGGAATTTGCAAGCCAGGGAGGATTTGTCTGGGGCATTTGTAATGGATTTCAAATTTTATGCGAGGCTGGACTACTGCCCGGGGCGTTGATGAGAAATATTTACCAGAAATTTATTTGTGATAATAGTTATATAACGCCAACAACTACCGATTCTGCTGTTACTCATTTATTAGAATCAGAAAAACCTTATAAAATCCCGATTGCTCACGCAGAGGGAAGATATTTTGCTGATAACGTAACAATAGAACGCCTGAAAAAAAACGGGCAAATCATTTTTCAATATTGTAATAAAAAAGGTTTCATTAATCCTGAATCTAATATCAATGGCTCAATAATGAATATTGCAGGTATTTGTAATGAATCAAGAAATGTTTTTGGCATGATGCCACATCCCGAACGTGCTTCAGAAGAAGTGCTCGGTAATATTGATGGCAGGCTCATTTTTGAATCATTTCTTCAATTTATATCCGAAGAAGTTAATGTAATTGATAATTCATTTCAATAAAATGAAAATAATTGAAAAGCTTCTTGATAGTCCGGTATACTATAAAATCAGGCTGAAATGAAAAAAGCCACGGAGGTTATTTTGTTTTTTCTGCTGTTTTTACATGTAACGAACAGTTTTAGCCAGATACTTACACCGGTTAAAATAAATTCTTCGGTAAAGGATCTGGGCAATGGCGAGTATCAACTGATTTTTGAAGCAAAAATAGAAGATGGCTGGCATTTATATTCTCATTTTGTCCCTGAAGGGGGCCCTATTCCTGCCTCAGTCAATTTTGAAAATAGAAAAGGATTTCAGATTGGTAAATTCTCTGAAGAAGGGGAAAAGATTCAGAAAAATGAGCCACTGTTTGGTATGGATCTGGTATGGTATGAAGGTAAAGCAGTATTTAAACAAAAAATTAAGGTCAATTCAGCCACTGCTAATGTCAAAGGATATTTTGAATATGGCATCTGTAATGACCGTTCATGCCTTCCTCCTTCTGACGTAGAGTTTGATTATAAGCTAAAAGGTGTCGTTCTATCTAAAAGTGATTCAGGAAAAACTGCAATAGCCGTTCCCGAAACCTCTAAAATAAAAGAGGTTAATGTAGACATTAAAGGAACTACTGCGGCTTCAGTGGCGGATACTTCACAAAAAATTTCTTCTGTTATTTCAACTACCGGAAAGCAGGTCAATATAAATCCTATTGGATGGTGGAAGATTTTCATAGGGGGATTTGGTGGTGGCCTGCTTGCATTGCTTACCCCCTGTGTATTTCCTATGATCCCGCTTACGGTAAGTTTTTTTACTAAGAAAAATCATAATCGTAAAAAAGCAATTATAGGGGCATTAACTTATGCGTTTTCTATAATTATTATTTATGTCGCCCTAGGCTTTATTGTTACCAAGCTTTTAGGTTCTGATGCATTAAATCAACTGGCAAGTAACGGCATTTTTAATGTTACCTTCTTTATAATCTTTGTCATTTTCGCAATTTCCTTTTTTGGTGCCTTTGAAATAACCCTGCCCAGTGCTTGGGTAAACCGATCAGAAACAATGTCGGATCGCGAAGGAATGATCGGAATATTTTTTATGGCATTTACTTTGGCCCTGGTGTCTTTCTCGTGCACAGGCCCTATTATCGGCACCTTGCTGGTACAGGCTGCGGTAGGAGGAAACAGTGCGGGGCCTCTTTTAGGGATGGCTGGCTTCGCCATCGCGCTGGCTTTGCCATTCGGGCTGTTTGCAATGTTTCCCGGTTGGTTGAAGTCTTTGCCCCGGTCTGGTGGATGGTTAAACACGGTTAAAGTAACTCTCGGCTTTCTCGAATTGGCTTTAGCCTTAAAATTCCTATCAAATGTTGATTTAGCCTATCACTGGGGTATTCTAGACCGTGAAGTATTTTTAGTCTTATGGATTACTATTTTCTCCATGCTGGGTTTTTACCTTTTAGGCTACATTCGCTTTGCTCACGATACGGAGATGAGCCATGTTTCTATTTCCCGACTATTTGCTTCTCTTTTGTGCTTTGCTTTCTCAATCTATATGTTGCCAGGTTTGTGGGGTCATCCATTACTTGCAATAAGTGCTTTTGCGCCACCCCAATCTACACTTGATTTCGATTTATCTAAGCTAGTTGAAGCGCAGGACAATTCACAAGTATCGCTGCAAAGCGATGAGAAAAAGCAGTATTCTTCGATTTTTCATTGTCCCCATGGCATAGATTGTTATTTTGATTATGATGAAGGGCTTTCGGCCGCAAGAGCTATGAATAAACCTGTAATGCTTGATTTTACAGGATGGAGCTGCGTCAATTGCCGTAAAATGGAGACTTCTGTCTGGAGTAATCCTGAAGTTCTTCAGCGATTGAAAAATGATTATGTGCTCATCTCTATGTACGTTGACGATAAAACAGCATTACCTGATTCAAGCCAATATATTTCTCCTTTCAGCGGAAAAAAAATAAAAACCCTTGGTAATAAATATAGTGATGTTCAGGCAACACAGTTCGGAACCAACTCTCAACCTTATTATGTTTTGGTTGATCCTTTTATAATACAGAAAGCACCACCAATGTTATTAAATCAACCGAGAGCATTTGATCTGGATGTTAAAAGTTACATTAACTTTCTGGATAAAGGGCTTCATGATTTTAAATTAAGACGTAATTCCTGATTCAGAACAGACTTTCCTAACCAAAACAGGATACCATACAACCATTTTTATGTTTTAGACGTCTCCAATCAAAGGCTACATTACTTTTCGTGCACAATTTATAAAGCTTCAAACATTTTTTCACCAAACAAAAAAGGCGTATGAGTAAAACTCTTCGATTTTTAATGCTGATACTTGCCGTAATAACCTGGCACGTATCCTATGCACAAACCCGTACCATTACAGGCACCGTTAAAGACAATAAAGGAGAACCGGTTATCGGCGCTTCCGTAATTGTAAAAGGCACAAGCCAAGGTACCTATACTGATGTAGACGGGAACTACAACATTACTGTTCCAGCCAATTCCAATATTCTTGTATTTAAATATCTTGGATACAAAAACAATGAAATGGTAATTGGCAGCACAAATGCCGTTAATTCTACTTTGCAGGAAGACGTATTGGGATTAGATGAAGTAGTAGTAACGGCGCTTGGAATAAGCCGGCAAAAGAAAGCATTAGCCTATGCTACCCAGGAAATAGGTAGTGATCAATTGGGAAATACCGGTTCTGGAAATGTACTGCATGATCTGAATGGAAAAGCAGCCGGTTTAACGGTTATTAATAGCAATGGCGATCCAGGAAGCGGTACTTACATACGCTTGCGTGGTGTTACTTCTTTAACAGGTAATAATCAGCCACTTATTATTGTAGATGGTATACCTATTGATAACTCCATTAACAATTACGATCCAACAGGTGCGGGATTTCAAGCTTCCGGAGCGGCTGGAAATACCACGGGTGGTACTTCCCCCTCTAACCGCGCAACCGATATTAATCCGGACGATATAGCTTCTGTAACTGTATTAAAGGGCCCTGCAGCAACCGCTTTATATGGTATTCAAGCTGCGAGTGGTGCTCTTGTAATTACTACCAAAAGAGGAGGGCAGGGTGCTCATAAAGGTGCTAATATTAGCTTTACTTCCAGCTTTGGCATTAATAAGGTTAACCGGTTGCCACCGTTGCAAAATCAATATACGCAAGGGTCGAAGGGCATTTATGCGGGTCCTGATAAGACTGGCTTAGGAGGTATAATCCTTTCCAGCTCAGTAGCAGCTGGAAGAAGGACTACCTGGGGTCCAAAGATAGATACCCTTTCCTGGGATGGAATGCCTTACCTGTATGACGTAAATGGAAGAGTAGTTAGCTCCTCAGACCCTACTGCAGCCTATAAGGTAACTCCTTATGATAATGAACATAACTTTTTTGTGGATGGAACTTCACTAGATAATAATTTAGCAGTTTCAGGAGGAAATGATAAATCAGGATATAGAGTTTCCATAGGAAATAATCATCAAACAGGAGTAGTTCCCAAAACATTTGCTGACAAAACAACCCTTAGCTTAAATGGCCAGGCTTCGGTAATTAACAAATTAAATGTTTCCGGAGGAGTTACTTATATTAGATCCCGTGATAATAAAGCGCAGCAAGGATCAAATGTTTCAGGTATTATGCTTGGGCTGTTACGTACTCCCCCAACATTTGATAATGCAATGGGTAGTTTGGATCCGGCTAATGATCCTAGATCCTACTTATTACCAAATGCTAACGGAGATATAGCTTTCCCTAATGGCCAGCAACGTGACTACAGGGGCGGACCGGGCTATGATAATCCTTACTGGACCGTAAACCGTAATATTTTCAATGAAGATCTAAATCGTGTATATGGATTCGGACAGGTGGATTATAATGCTTTTTCATGGGCTAGTTTAACTTATAGGATAGGAGGAGATGCTTATTCCCAGAGCAATAGAAATGGATATGATATACAATCAAATTCGTTTCCTGAAGGCTCTCTTTTCCAGGATGATTATTTTAATCAGCAATACAATTCGGATTTGATATTGAATCTCCATAAAGACTTCAGCGATAAGTTTAATGCATCATTGATTTTAGGGCATAACTACTTTGTTACTATTTCTTCTGAGCATTGGGCACAAGGAGATGGATTTGTTTTCCAGAATTTCTTCGATATGTCAAATGCTTCTACCTATTTAGCTCACCGTGCTGATACCAGGAAAAAAACCATGGCATTTTATGGCGATCTTAATTTAGGTATTGCAGATCAGCTCTTTATAGAACTTACCGGCAGAAATGAGGTTTCATCAACACTTCCAGGAAAGAACAATAATTTCTTCTTTCCTTCTGCAAATATAGGTTGGGTGTTTACAGATGCTTTAGGTTTATCAACGAGCGAAACTTTTGGTTATGGTAAACTGAGAGCGTCTGCCGCCAGGGTAGGTAAAGATCCTTTACCTTTTTCATTGCAGACCTACTATACATCCGCAACAATATTTGATGGGTTTACTTCCGGAATAACTTTTCCCTTTAACAGTATTCCAGGATATCAGCTTGCAAATGGAACTAATGTTATTGGTAATCCTAATTTAAAACCTGAGTTTACCAATTCTTATGAAGGCGGATTAGACCTGTCATTTTTTAAAAACAGGTTGTCTTTTAATGGAACCTATTATTATTCCAAAACAACGGGTCAGATATTTACCGTTCCAATCGCACCTTCTACCGGCTTTGCAGCAGCTTTGCTGAATGCAGGCGAAATAAGAAACCAGGGAGTTGAGCTAACCTTAGGTATAACACCTGTTAAAACGAAAGGTGGTTTTCAATGGGATTTAACTTTTAACTGGAGCACGAACAAAAGTAAGGTTGTTAGTTTAGCCACTGGAGTGGATAACTTATTCTTAGGAGGATTTCAAAATGGAGCTGTATATGCTGTAGTTGGAAAGCCTTATGGACAAATATTTGGACCTGCATTCGTTAAAAGTACAGATGGTCAGTTAATTATTGATGATAATCCCGAAAATGCCGGATTTGGATACGGTGATCCGATTCCTGGATCCCAAAATACAGTATTGGGAGATGTGAATCCGGATTGGATTGGTTCCGGTATTAGTTCTTTCTCGTTTAAAGGTTTTGCGTTGTCTTTTCAGGTTGATATAAGACAAGGTGGTGACGTGTGGAATGGAACACGGGGTGCTTTAGATTATTTTGGGACGGGAGCTGAAACCGCAAATCGGGGCACCACAACTGTTTTTCAGGGTCTTTTAGGCCACCTCGATGCTACAGGAAATGTTGTGCATTTTGCAGCGGATGGCTCTGAGGTAGCTGGCCCTGGAGGTGCAAATACAACCACCACTACATTAGATCAGTTTTACTGGCAGAATATCGGAAGCAGCTTTATCGGTCCTGCAGAACCTAGTGTTGAAGATGGATCTTATGTAAAGCTTCGTGAAGTGAGTATCGGTTACGCACTTCCAAGTAAAATGACCTCTACCATAGGTTTGAGCAGCCTTTCCTTTGCATTGTTTGGAAGTAATTTCATACTGCATACTGATTACCAGGGTGTTGATCCTGAAACCAGTTTGGTAGGACCTGCAAATGGTCAGGGCCTGGATTATTTTAATAATCCTGGCGTAAAAACATTTGGAGTAAGGTTGAATTTAGGTCTATAATCAATTCAAACAAAAAAGAACACAATGAAAAAATACAATATAATTTTACTGAGCTCGCTGGTAGTTGTAGTGTTGTTCAGTGTATCCTGTAAAAAGTCTTTTTTTACGGATGCAAATATTAACCCTAATGCTCCACCAACCGTTACGGAAACATATATTCTGGGTCCCGTTGAAACATCGATTGCTTATGCAATAGGGGGTGATATGTCAAGATTTACTTCAATAATAACACAGCAAACGTTTGGTTTTTCAAGGCAGTCTGCTGCTTATCAGACTTATATCTTTACGGAGCAGGATTTTGATAATTTATGGGCACTTCTTTATGAAAATTGCATGTATAATACGGATACTCTTATCAGCCAGGCTGACAAAAATGGTAACAATGCATATGCCGGCATAGGCAGAATGCTGCTTGCTTACACCTTGCAAATGACAGTTGATATGTGGGGTGATATTCCTTATTCCCAGGCATTTCAAGGCTTGCAGAATTTAACGCCAACCTTTGATAAAGGCCAGGATGTTTATAATAATATACTTCTGTTGGTTGATGCTGGTATAGCAAATCTAAATAATGCCGAACCAGGCGTTTTGCTTCCCGGAGCGGAGGATAATATTTATGGAGGGGATCCTGCAAAATGGATTTTATTTGGACATGCTATTAAGGCACGGATATATATACATCAAAGCAAGAACAACCCTGCGATGGCACAAGCGGCATTAGATGAGGCAAATCAATCTTTTACCAGTAATGCCGATAACGCCACGTTTGCTTTCGGTATTACTGAAACGAATGCAAATCCTATTTATCAGTTTAATGAGCAAAGAGCCGATATTGCTTTTGATATTAGTACGCTTGCTGATACTCTTTTAGCGGATAACGATCCCCGGTATAGTGTTTATGTCAATCCTGATTTTACTGATATAAATGGAGTAGGATTGGGTGATTTCTTTGGAAGCATCAATTCAGGCGTTGATTTAATAACTTATGATGAAATGGAGTTTGTAAAAGCCGAAGCATCACTTAGGTCAACCAGTGATTTTACAAATGCAGATAGCGCATATCGAAACGCCATTCGTGCGAATTTTCAGAAATATGCAATTGATGATTCTTCTACATCGGCTTATGTTTCCGCAAATCCTATATCTACTACATCCGCTGACGCTAGTTTAGCTACTATTGGGGTTCAGGAATGGATAGCTCTTTATCTTAATCCGGAGGAATTCACTACATGGAGAAGACTTAATTCTCCAAATTTAGAATCACAGGGAAATTCAGCAATTCCAAGACGGTTTTTATATCCTCAAGCAGAGCGTTCTTATAATGGTGCTAATGCTCCGCAAGCAACTTTGCTTACTCCCCTTATTTTTTGGGATACGCCTTAACGTTTGCTTAAGTTAAATAAGAAGCTGTCTGATATCAGGCAGCTTCTTTTTTTCATACCAATACCAGGCGATAATGAATCTTGCCTTAGATTTTGGAAATTCTTTCACTAAGCTGGGTATTTTCGAAAGAAATAATCTTATTTTTTTTCAGTCATATAAGAACTTATCAGTAAGAAATCTTCATGAGGTATTAAAAAGGTTTCCGATAAAGACAGCTATTATCTCGTCAGTAGTAGAGGATAGTGCCAAAATTGAAAAATACTTGCGGCGCTTGTATCATGTTGTAGAAATGAAATCTGACATTCCCCTTCCACTTGAAAATCTATATGAAACACCTGGTACTCTGGGCGCTGACCGGATTGCAGGTATCGTTGGTGGTTATGCTCTTTTCCCGAAAAACAATATTTTAGTAATCAATGCGGGAACCTGCATTACCTATGATATTGCAATTGCAAATAAGGGTTACCTGGGGGGAAATATAACACCGGGCATAGACATGCAATTAAAAGCGCTTCATACTTTCACACAGCGTCTGCCGTTAGTCAAAAAGCAATTTTCTGAAGACTTGCTGGGAAAAAGCACTTCTTCTTCAATTTTAACAGGCGTTATGAAAGGTACAGTTTTAGAAATGGAAGGATTTATAAAGGCTTACAAAAAGGATTATATCGCTTTAAAAGTTTTGCTTTCAGGTGGTGATGCTTTAATGTTTGAAACCCAGCTTAAAACGAAGATATTTGCAGTACCAAATTTAGTGCTTTTCGGCATTAATAAAATCCTGACAATGAATGAACCTGACTAAATGTGCCCTCTTTATAATTGCTTTGTTAGGTTGTGGCCTGAACCTTAAAGCGCAGCAAAATTTACCTTATTCGCGCTATGGTATTGGTACTTTAAGTGAGCCTGACCCGGCTAGTTTAAAAGGTTGGGGAGATCTTACTGCTCCTTCCCATAATCCTTCAGCTATAAATTTAGGAAATCCTGCATCTTATAGTGCGCTTAAAATAACCACCTTTGAAGCAGGAATTTTTGGCAGTTTAATTACTATCGGCGATAAGGATTCCAGTCAAACCTTTGGAGATGGTTCAGTATCCAACTTTGCACTTGGATTTCCGGTTATAAGAAATAAATTAGGAATTTGTCTTGGTATTACCCCATTCAGCCGGGTTAACTATAACATCATTCAAAAAAATGACAGTGTACCCGGATTAGGTCAAACGGGAAATAGCTTTCAGGGAAGTGGGGGACTTTATCGTTTTTTTTTAGGTAGTGGTATTAAATACAAAAACCTGGCAGCAGGTTTAAATATTGCATGGGTTTTTGGAACAGATAATTATACTGATATTTTAGTTTTTGAGGATACTGTAAATGCTTTGAGCACAAAAAAGGTTGAACAGCGCGTTTTGGGAGGTTTCCTTCTTGATGCTGGTTTACAGTATAGAGTTCCTCTGCAGAACGGCTTTTCTTTTGATTTGGGCTTGCAGGGAAATTTTAAAACTAATATTTCATCCAGGAGAAATTTAGTTTACCAGCGGCTGCATTATTCTTTACTTAGCGGAGAACAAATAATTGATACTGTGTTTAATAGTCCAGATTCAAGCGGAAAAACAACATTACCTGCATCTTTTTCAGGCGGAGTTATTTTCAGGAATGAGAATCATTTTTCTGTTGGGGTAAATTATCGGTTTACAGCCTGGGATCAATACAGGTTTTTTGAACAGAAAGATATTACCATTAATAATTGGAATTTAAGTATCGGTACTGAATGGATACCCAATTATAAGGCGTATAATAATTACTTAAATATAATAAGCTATCGTACAGGCTTACGATATGGTAAAGATTATATTCAGTTTAATCAAAAGGATCTGCCGCAATATGGTGTTAGTGTTGGTCTGGGGCTTCCATTAAAGCGGACTATTTCCCAGATCTCGCTCTCCGGGCAGTGGTTACATACAGGACATACTTCAGATAATCCTGTATCAATTAATACCTATCGTCTTACCCTTGGGCTCACCCTTAATGATGTATGGTTTTTAAAGCGAAGATTTGATTAAGCAGCAGTTGGATCAATTTTATCTAAAATTCGGTTTTGGTCGATCCAGGGATAATAAATTTTATGTTTTAATAATCATTTGTTTTTCATTTATTTTATTAGGCTTGCTTTCCTCCTGCGAGAATGACATGGCCGTTGTTAAAAAAATTGCTTCGCAAAAAGAAGCCTCAGCGGAAACAGGAAAAGATGTAGAAGTATTATACAGTGACCAGGGGAAAATAAAAGCAAAACTCCGGGCTCCCACTTTAAGCAGGTTTCATGTAAAGGATTCTTACACAGAAATGCCTGACGGCCTCAAGCTGTTATTTTTTGATGCTGATGGTAAAGTAAACAGTCAGTTAACTGCAGGATATGGCATATCGTATGATAAATCAAGCCAGATGATAGCCCGGAATAATGTCGAGGCAATAAATATTTACGGTGATAAATTAAATACTGAAGAGCTGA
The Chitinophagales bacterium DNA segment above includes these coding regions:
- the lptC gene encoding LPS export ABC transporter periplasmic protein LptC, whose amino-acid sequence is MLSSCENDMAVVKKIASQKEASAETGKDVEVLYSDQGKIKAKLRAPTLSRFHVKDSYTEMPDGLKLLFFDADGKVNSQLTAGYGISYDKSSQMIARNNVEAINIYGDKLNTEELIWNQQTQKISSDKFVKITTKDEIIFGDGFESNQDLTNYTIRKIRGTIRLNQDLSVPADSSHQ